The Metabacillus sediminilitoris genome window below encodes:
- a CDS encoding sirohydrochlorin chelatase, which yields MKQAVLYVCHGSRVPKAREEALEFIRNIMPEVQASIQEVCFLELAEPSIADGFTTCVNKGATKIAVIPLLLLTAAHAKIDIPNEIAHISSKFPNVMVTYGRPIGVDNKIADMLIDKMMAKSDVHDSSIAILVGRGSSDQDAVHDLNKIATTLQKQSNLKRVHTCFLTAARPKFDKMIDDVYHTKEQSIFVIPYLIFTGLLKREIDQTINMYDWGERNIEVCSYLGPHLILLSLFLDRVNEAIDNKDDAYTFDRGKIYDSTTN from the coding sequence ATGAAACAAGCAGTATTGTATGTATGCCATGGTAGTCGTGTACCTAAGGCGCGTGAAGAAGCTCTTGAATTTATTCGTAATATAATGCCAGAGGTTCAGGCATCAATACAAGAAGTGTGCTTTTTGGAATTAGCAGAGCCCTCAATAGCTGATGGATTTACAACATGTGTGAATAAGGGTGCAACAAAGATAGCGGTAATCCCGTTGCTTCTTTTAACAGCTGCGCATGCTAAAATCGATATTCCAAATGAAATAGCACATATAAGCTCGAAATTTCCTAATGTAATGGTTACGTACGGCCGACCTATTGGTGTCGATAATAAGATTGCTGACATGTTAATTGATAAAATGATGGCTAAATCAGATGTCCATGATTCATCGATTGCGATACTAGTTGGACGTGGTAGTAGTGATCAAGATGCAGTACATGATTTGAATAAAATTGCTACGACACTGCAGAAACAATCAAACTTAAAAAGAGTCCATACTTGCTTCTTAACAGCCGCAAGGCCAAAATTTGATAAAATGATCGATGATGTGTATCATACCAAAGAGCAGTCGATTTTTGTTATTCCTTATTTAATATTTACGGGATTGTTAAAAAGAGAGATCGACCAAACAATTAACATGTATGATTGGGGAGAGCGAAATATTGAGGTATGCTCTTACCTAGGCCCACACCTAATATTACTTTCTTTGTTTTTGGACCGAGTGAATGAAGCCATTGATAATAAAGATGATGCCTATACTTTTGATAGGGGAAAAATATATGATTCCACTACTAATTGA